The Vicinamibacterales bacterium genome contains a region encoding:
- a CDS encoding thymidine phosphorylase, with translation MRAVDLIRIKRDGGELDRAALDWFVAGVTDGSLPDYQASALLMAIVLRGMTAEETARLTDAMVRSGVRVDYPGLAHRAVDKHSTGGVGDKTSLILAPLAAACGAPVPMMSGRGLGHTGGTLDKLESIPGFRTRLQLDELRRAVATIGCALIGQTAEVAPADRTLYSLRDVTGTVESIPLITASIMSKKIAEGVGGLVLDVKCGDGAFMKTEDEARRLAQSLVATGEANGVRTEALITAMEFPLGRAVGNALEVIESLETLKGRGPADLEALSVEFAARMLVLAGVEADLGAAAARVRGALASGAGLEKFREIVRNQGGDPSVVDDYAKLPSAPDRAAIAAPCDGYVTAMKAEAVGRAAVLLGAGRDRVDAAVDHAVGFVITAPAGTRVSRGDQIIEIHHRAGHGLAEARALLEQAIVIGSEPLRSGPLVLDRLARQRTPGY, from the coding sequence ATGCGCGCCGTCGATCTCATACGCATCAAACGGGATGGCGGCGAACTCGATCGCGCCGCGCTCGACTGGTTCGTCGCGGGGGTCACCGACGGGTCCCTCCCCGACTATCAGGCCTCGGCGCTGCTGATGGCCATCGTGCTCCGCGGCATGACGGCCGAGGAAACGGCCCGCCTGACCGACGCCATGGTGCGGTCCGGCGTCCGCGTCGACTACCCCGGCCTGGCGCATCGCGCCGTCGACAAGCACAGCACTGGTGGTGTCGGCGACAAGACGTCGCTCATTCTTGCGCCACTGGCGGCGGCCTGCGGTGCGCCCGTACCGATGATGTCGGGCCGCGGCCTCGGGCATACCGGCGGCACCCTCGACAAGCTCGAGTCGATTCCCGGCTTCCGCACGCGGCTGCAGCTCGACGAGCTGCGGCGCGCGGTCGCGACCATCGGCTGCGCCCTCATCGGCCAGACCGCCGAGGTCGCTCCCGCGGATCGCACCCTCTACTCGCTGCGCGACGTCACCGGCACGGTCGAGAGCATTCCGCTCATCACCGCCTCGATCATGAGCAAGAAGATCGCCGAAGGTGTCGGCGGGCTGGTGCTCGACGTGAAGTGCGGCGACGGCGCGTTCATGAAGACCGAAGACGAGGCGCGGCGGCTGGCGCAGTCGCTGGTCGCCACCGGCGAAGCCAACGGCGTCCGCACCGAGGCGCTGATCACCGCGATGGAGTTCCCGCTGGGGCGCGCCGTCGGGAACGCGCTCGAGGTGATCGAGTCGCTGGAGACGCTGAAAGGGCGCGGTCCGGCAGATCTGGAAGCGCTCTCGGTGGAGTTCGCAGCGCGCATGCTGGTGCTCGCCGGCGTCGAGGCCGATCTCGGCGCCGCCGCCGCGCGGGTGCGGGGGGCGCTGGCGTCGGGGGCCGGGCTCGAGAAGTTCCGGGAGATCGTCCGCAATCAGGGGGGGGATCCATCGGTGGTGGACGACTACGCGAAGCTGCCGTCCGCGCCGGACCGCGCCGCGATCGCGGCTCCTTGCGACGGCTACGTGACGGCCATGAAGGCGGAGGCCGTCGGGCGCGCCGCGGTGCTGCTCGGGGCCGGCCGCGATCGCGTCGACGCCGCCGTCGATCACGCGGTCGGGTTCGTCATCACGGCGCCGGCCGGGACGCGGGTGAGCCGGGGCGACCAGATCATCGAGATTCACCATCGGGCCGGTCACGGTCTCGCGGAAGCGCGCGCGCTTCTCGAGCAGGCGATCGTGATCGGGTCCGAGCCGCTCCGATCCGGGCCCCTGGTGCTGGACCGCCTGGCGCGGCAACGGACGCCGGGTTATTGA